The following nucleotide sequence is from Hydrogenimonas thermophila.
TTTTATCTGTAACTGAGGGTAGTTTTTTAATTGTCCTTGAGAGTTCTCTTATTTTTGTAAAAGTTTCAATTATTGCGATAGTTGCTTTTGTTGCTCTTTTGCTTTTTAAGATAGTAGCAAGCATATAAAGCCCTTTTTCTGTGAAGGCTTTTGGTAAAACTCTAGTCTTACTCAATTTTGTGGTGGAAAATTTCCACCGCAAATTTTCTAATTAATCTTTTGTAAGTTCAAAAATATAACTTTCATTTGGAAACTTGTCTGGATTATTTTTAACTGCTTTATTTACATCTCTGGTTTCTACCTCATAAACCTTTGCTACATCACTATCTAGTAGTACCTTTTGACCTCTGATTTCAATAATCAAATCTTCAATATTTTCAAATGCTATAATTAAGTGTTGAATTTTATTTTGGTTTGGCTTTGAAGAGGGTTAAAGGGGAGAGTTTGGGGTTCGGAGTTCAGAGTTCGGAGTTTGGGGTTCGGAGCTCGGAGTTCGGTTTTAATGGTTTAAGTCTTTCTACTATCTCTTCTTTTAGTTTTTCTATCTCTATTTTAGTTTTTTTCATACTATCTCTTTTTCATCAAAATCAATGTATTTATAAATTGCCAATATATTGATCGAATCATCATTTATTTTATATATAACCTTATATCCACAAACAACAAAATCTCTAATATTTTCTTTGTTTATAGTTGTATTTATTTTTCCAATGTATGGATAATGAGAAATAAGTTCTATTTTTCTCTTTATCTTTAGTAAGTACTTATTTGCAACCTCTTTATTGTCTTTAGATATAAATTTTTTTATGTTTAACAGTTGCTCTTTTGCTTGTTTTGAATAGATAATTTTCATTTGCCCAATAACTCACTCCATAGCTCGTCGTGCTCTATTACTTCTCCTTTTTTTATCTCTTGTAATCCTGTTTTAATCATTCTATACTCTTTTTCATAAGATATATCATCAATTATCTCTATCTCTTTTCCATCCTTAGACATATCATTTATCAAACTCATAAGCATCTCTATAGTGCTATTTTCTGCTCTGATGTGTAAAGTTTCCATATCCCACCTCTTGATATTTATATTTATTATATAATAATCTAAATCCTAACATATTGCTTTTTTAACGCTATTATATCAAAAACCTCTATTATCCGCTCCCATATTATCAATAAACAAAGTTAAAGTTATTGACTTAAGCAAAAAAGAAAGGCTGAAATTAGACTAAAGTCTAGACCCCTTATTCGGGGATGGGACTTCAGTCCCATAAATTATTTGGTGTTTCTTTCCATCTTCTTTTCATCTATGGTCTCACCTAAAGCTACATTTTGAGCTACTGTTCCGTCATATTTATGCCACTTCTGAAGATGTAGAAAAAGATTAGAACTATCCCAAAGCTAATCACAAAATCGGTCTCTTTGGTAAAGCCTAAAACTTCGTAAGCTGTTTTGTAGTATTCGTTGTTATGGATTTGACTGAAATCGCCTGCTAATGAGATGAATGACATACTTCTCTTTTAAGATCGGTTTTAGCTCTTTTAATTTACGGTAAATTTCTTGGTTCATTGTTTAATTTTTTACCTCTTTTTGATCTATATTTAGTATTTGACATACATTATCAAACAGTTTCATTGCAAAATCTAAAACCTCTTTTATCTTTCATAAGCTAAAATAGATTTTAGATTTTTCTAACCACTCTTTAGCACTCTGTTTATTTGGCATATAATACTTTCCCTTTTTGTAAAATATCTACTTTATAAAAATAGTCTTCTCTGTTTTCAACATTTTCTCTACTATCGGACAATACATCAAAACCAATTTTTTCTTTTTTCATCAAATCTCTCAATCTCATTAATGCTTCTACTTCAATATCTTCATCTTTTATTAAAAACAGATCAATATCACTATCTTCATTTGGCTCACCATAAGCGTATGATCCAAAAAGAATGATCTTATCAGGATTTAATGGCTTAAGTCTCTCTACTATCTCTTCTTTTAGTTTTTCTATCTCTATTTTAGTTTTTTTCATAAAAGTTACTCTTGCAAAAAAGGATTTATGATTTTAAGTTGATTTTCTACTTCTCTAATCATTGTAGCTCCTTTTGGATCATTAAAATTATACAACAATAAACTCTTCAATATATTTTAATCCATCATAAACTTTTTACTTATTTTCAAGTTCCTTTAATGCTTTTACTACAAAATCAAGATAGTAGTTATCTTCTATAAAACTATCTATAAGCTCTTGTTTTAAAGTTGGTTCGATATCTTCAATGAGATATTTTGTTTCTAAAATCAACTATTTGACGATATTTTTTACTTATTATTTCATCTTTTAAAAGATATTTACTCGCCTCACCTATGATTTCAAACTCTCTTATTATACTCTATCTCTAAACTTTCATATAAAGCCCTTTTTCTGTGAAGGCTTTTGGTAGAACTCTAGTCTTACTCAATTTTGAAAAAGTAAACTCTGACCTGCTTATTTTCTCAAAATTTCTACTAAATCATCCTGACCAAATATCTTGCAGAATGTTATCATTTTATCAACAGCTTTACCCAATACATCAGCTCTTCCAATGTCATTGACCATAAAGATGGTATCACTATTTTCTTCTTTATTGATCTCTACAAAGTTGAATCTTTTATAAAACTCTACTGCTTCAGGTTTACTATCAACTATCAAAGCTCTACATCCTATCTTTTTTTGTTGTACAAGTGCCAAAATATTTGCAAATGTCATTAGTATAGTTCCTACACCTTTATTGCATAAACCATTAAAAACACAAAGCCGTGTTATTTTTATAGCCGGTATAGAGTATTTCATAGAGTATGATATATCTAATTCATCAGCGAATTTAGTTCTTTCTATAGTAGCAACTGCAACAGAAATATAACCTAAAAAGTTATCATTATCATCAACATAAAAATATGTTTGAAAAAGCCCCTCTTTTTGGTGGCTATATGCAAACTGTTTTATATATTTTTCAAGATCAGGATTTTTGCAGGAAAACTTTTGCTTCAGTCTATCAAATTTACTTCGTGGAATATCGGAGAGTGCTACGAGTGATGGCATTAAAATCTTTTAACTTGCAGAAGGGAAAGGTTTTTTTAAAACATCATCTATGATTACTTTCAACTTCTCTTCTTTTTCTTTGATATATTCAGAAGATTGATTATCGCTAAACATTGAAAAGACTTTTTTTGCATCATTACCAGAGAGTAAAATACCGCTTTCCTCTTTAGAATTTTCATTTATATGTTTCACTGCCATATAAAACTCCTCGTATTGTTATTTATAATTATAGCATATAATAGGACAATTATATTTGATAAAAAGTAAACTCTGACCCGCTTATTTCATATTTCATATTTTTCTAAATTTACCCATTTTTTCTCTTTTTAATGGTGTGCTTAAATTTCAAAACTGCTAAATTTAACTCTATAGTTGTTTCACTCTCATCTGTCTCTAAACTATCGTCTAAAATTTCAGCTATTATTTCACCACTTTTTTGCATTAGAGATTGTTGCTCTTTTTTATCTGTAACTGAAGGTAGTTTTTTAATTGTCCTTGAGAGTTCTCTTATTTTTGTAAAAGTTTCAATTATTGCGATAGTTGCTTTTGTTGCTCTTTTGCTTTTTAAGATAGTAGCAAGCATATAAAGCCCTTTTTCTGTGAAGGCTTTTGGTAGTTTCCTTTTTCCTCCCCAACTTGAAGTCAAAAATTTCGACTTCAAATTTTGCCACTCATCATCATTTAATTCTATAATATATCCATTTGGGAATTTATCAGGATTATTTTTTACTGCTTCATTAATCCTTTTTACTTCTACATCATAAATTTTTACTACATCACTATCTAGTAATACCTTTTGACCTCTGATCTCAATAATCAACTCTTCAATATTTTCAAATGCTATAATTGAGTGTTATATTTTATTTTGGTTTGGCTTTGAAGAGGGTTAAAGAGGTTTGAGGTTTGAGGGTTGAGGGTTGAGGGTTGAGGTTGTAGGGGTGAGTAGTTAGGAAATTGAACTCTAATATCTGGAAAAAGTAAACCTCTGACCTGCTTATTTTCGTCTCTTAAAATAGTCTTGAAGATTTTATTTTGTCTATCAATTCAAATGAATATTTAGTATTTAATTTGTTTTTAGAATATATAAAATACTCCTGATAATTTTTTATTATCTCTCTCAAAGAATTAATATTTTGATTTGTATATTTTGATAATTCCTGTAAAGTTAAGCCACTATTTTTATAATATATTTTCACTACATTATCTTTAGTTAACTCATTTTCTTTTAAAAACCTATTTTCTTTTTGATAAAATACTTTTAACTTTTGTTTTAACTCAATAGCCCTTAATATATTGTTAAGACTACCTTTACTTTTTCCGTCCCATATTACAAAAGAATAATCACTATCTTTTGTCATAGCTTCATCTTTTTTTTCTTGTGCCTTTCTCCCTGTTAAATTATTTACTAATATTTTATTAACACTAAATTTATTTGATATTAAATTTCTTGGAATATCTAAAATTGTATAGACTGTGATATTAAAATAATTATTCTTAGCACAGTATTCTTGCACTAATTTATCAATACCTTTTGCATCTCCTACTAAAACTTGCATATTTTGAGATATAATCTTGTCTAAACTTCCTATTACCATACCATCTAGCTGTTTTATACTCATTGACCCACTTATAAACACTTTTTTCATCTTCTAACATCCTTAACAATTGCTAAAAAATAGTTTATTTTTTGATTGAAAGTATATTTGCAATTTGATAGGCTATATCATCAGGAATCTTTGATGAAGATGGAATGTATGACACTATAGGAGTAATAGAGTTTTGAATTAAATTTTTAACATAAAAATCAAAAATACTAGTAATTTCATCTAAGTAATTTTTTCTTTTCTTTAAGTCAAGTGGAGGATTAATAAAGTTTTTAATTTCAAATATTTTTTGTCCAAAATATGTATTTTTAGTATATAATTTATCTTGCCACTCAAATGTTAAAATATGAGTAGATATATTACCAAAAAAATCTACAATATTTTCAAATTCTTTATAAAAATCTAAAACAATGCCTTTTGAAATTAAGATATTATTATAATAAATTTCACAATATAAATTTGAAGTTTTTCTATTTTTATCTTCTAAATAAGACAAAATATGATTACTAAATATCCATTTGGAAATCTATCAGGATTATTTTTTACAGCTTCGTTAATCCTTTTAGTTTCAACTCCATACAAAGATGCTATATCTCTATCTAGCAGTACCTTCTGACCTCTGATTTCAATACTCAAATCTTTTACTCATTTTCAAGTTCCTTTAATGCTTTTACTACAAAATCAAGATAGTAGTTATCTTCTATAAAACTATCTATAAGCTCTTGTTTTAAAGTTGGTTCGATATCTTCAATAAGTTCTTTAACAGTAAATTCAACATCATCTAAATTAAATTTAGCAATCTCATATACTTTTTGAGCATTTAAACCAAAATATTTATGAGCTATTTTATTTCTAAAATCTACTATTTTCCTATAACCACCATCAACTAAACCATATTTCATTAGATAGTTAGTAGCCTCACCAATGATCTCAAATTCTCTAATTACACTATCCCAATGAGTAAAATTATAAAGTAAGCTTATTTTACCAAATGTTGTATTTATTGAGTAGCCGTTCTATAATTATAAAAATTGTTACTCCAACTCTAATTTCAACTTATTTAGAAAGCTACTAAACTTTGTCAATATAGCTTGATCGTTAAGTTTACGAAAATCTGTCTTTAAAAAAAATGGCGTAAAAACCTCTTTATCTATTTGTTCGTTATACCAAAATTCCCTTTCATATTCTTCGTCTACTGTTTTATCTATGCAATAATAGGCTAATTCACTGATAATTAAGCTTTTATGAAAAATAGCCCAAGGCTCATGTTCTCCAAATCCTTCTATCTTATCTTCAACAAGTCTTGGTGAAAATTGAAAAAATGCCTCTGCAACTCTATCTACAATATCAAACCTTTTAGCTTGTTCTAAAAGATACTCAACTTCTATGATTTGCTGTGGCGTATATCTATATAAGTCATATAATGTCATCTGTTCTTCCTAAACTCAACTAAATCTTTATACCTACTCTTAAATCAAACTACAACATTTTGTTGGACTATTGTGCTTGCACTCTCTGTGAGAAAGTCCAACTTCCGTATCGGGGTCGGGACTTTAAACTTTTTTATCAATTATTTGCAAACCATACCAATCAACCACAAATAAAGCAATAGATGATAAAATAGCAACTTGATTATTTACAATATATTTTTCAAGCTGATTTTGAAATATTTGTTTTTGGGTTACTGTCTGTTTTGCTTCAAAAACATTGTTTGCTATATAATTTGCTTTTTTTAAATGTAGTTTTATAATGCTAAGCCATAAATCTTTATTATATTTTTTTACTTGTTTGTATTGGTTATCTGATTCATTATGAACTCTATTTTTGTACTTTTTATCAAAAGTATTATGTATAAGCTCTTTAAAATCTATATTTTTAGAGATATGCCTAATAGATTCTACCATAGGATAATTAATATAAAGTTTTCCATACTCAGTTTCATTATTAAATAATTCTATCATTTCATCTACTGCTTCATTATTCGCTTGTGTATCATGTCCATCATAATCAAAAAATAGATAAATTTCTGCTACATCTTCTCTTTTTATATTTTCTAATTGCCCATTTTTTTGATTTTCTTTTAACAACATAAATATATCTAAATCTTCATCTGCTTTTATTTCGTTGTATAATTTATAAATATTATTAGCATATATCCCATAAATAATTGGATTATCTTCATTAAAAAAATATTTATTTAAACTATTAAAAATCTGTTCTTCAGTTCTTTCTCCTTCAAAGACTAAAAGAGTATATGCTCTATTATCCAAACAATCCTGCCCTATACATTTTTTCTATATTGTGAGCCTCTCTTAACTCTTTTTTAGTGCTTTTTGCAAGAGAGGTGATTTTATCTTCATACATAAAAAAGTAGCAATCAGGTCTTAATATATCATTTGACATAATAGAAGTATTATGAGTTGACAATATTACTTGCACGTCATATAATTCTTTCAATCTTTCAACAACTGTTTTTGAAAGTGAATGATGATAAAAAGCATCAAATTCATCAATAAATAAAAATTTACAATTATTATTTCTTTTCACTCTTTGATACCAATAATAAAATACAGTTAAAGAGATAGTCCCAGATGATGCCACTTCAACAAATGGTATTTTTTTATTTTCAAAAATAAAATTTATATCCCAACCTTCAGTATCCTTAATTTTTGCTAATTTACATCTAATTCCTACATCATTTAAAAACTTCTCAAAATCTTCTAAATAGCCATTTTTTACTATTTCATTGGTTAAAGATTTAGTACCTTGGTCATATCCTATATAAAATCTATCATCAAGATTTCTAAACAAAAGCATACTATCAACAAAATCTATAAAATTATAAAATATTTTGTTTTCCCTATTATCCTGTAATACTGCATTTGATTTAATATATTTGATAATTGATATATTACTATTAGTTAAGTTTTTATTTAATGTTTCACAACCTTTTGCAGTAGTTTGCAATAAATGTTCATTTGTATCTCCTCTTTTTATAGATGCAAATAGATTATTATTTATAAGAAGTTTTTCATCTAATATTGTCTCATTATCACTTTTTTCATATTCATACACTACTAAACTATCATCAAATTTAAACTCATATTTAAACTTTGCTGTTTTTTCACCACTATTAGCATTAAGATAGTTTACATATTTATAATTAGGAAATCTTTTATCAGTGATATGTGATACAATATCAAATACACCAAGTGCAAGATTTGATTTGCCAACGCCATTATATCCATAAATAATAGCTTTATTTACAATTTCATTTTTTATGCACTCTTTATTAAAGCTATATCCACGAACATCGCTCAAATCAAATTCTATTCTTTTTTCAAAACTTTTGAAGTTCTCTATTTCAATTTTTTTTAACACAATTCACCTTACTTTTATCATTTTTTATAATTATACCATATATCAACTTTATTTCCGTAAAAATTTTACGGTATCAAAGTTACCAAATGATTTGACTAAAATCACCTGCTAATGAGATGAATGGCATTATGACCGATATGGCAATAGTTTAATTTTTTTATCAATTTTAAATTTCCTTTTTTTCGAGTTCTCTATTTGAAAAAAGTAAACTGATAATACTCAAATCAAAGTCGAACAATAATATTTTTATCTGTTAACTCAATAAGCCTATTTTGTCTTATTAACTCTACTATATTTTCTATATTTTTGCTAAACAGCTCTAGTAATTCTTTGTTAGTTATATTACCGGTTGAAACATAGATTAGTTTATATGGCTTATTTGAGATCAGAAGAGATTCTATAAAATCCAAATCTTTACTAATAACAACTCTTTTTTGCTTTATAGAGATTTCATTTATTTGGCTAAAAGAAACTTCATTAAGCCACTTCTAACTTAGATATAGACTTTACATCAGCTAACTTTGAAGCATAAGCCAAAACTGCTAAAATATCCTCTCGTGTTAAGTCCTTTTTTAACGCTATTATATCAAAAACCTCTATTATCCGCTCCCATATTATCAATATTCAAAATGAAAGTTATAAACTTAAGCAAAAAAGAAAGGCTAAAAAAGCAAACCTATGACCCGCTTATTTTTCCATTGTATATTAAAATCCCTTGATTGCGGGACTAAAGTCCCGACCCCATATTGGGGATTGGACTTTAGTCCAATAAAAAAGTAAACCTCTACCCGCTTTTTGTTTTTGCCTTTAGGCGTGGGGAGTATGTCAATGGCTTCAGTGAAAGAAGTGGTATATACTCTTTTTATTTTTTTGGGTTATATCAAATTATGCTTTAAGTATTGGCATTTAAACAACTCCAATCATCTCTACAAGCTAAATCCTAAAACCTAAATCCATATTTTTACTACTTGGAATCTTTACATCTTTATACTCTTTAGGTATCTCTTGTGTTATTGTTCCATTTGGCAATTGAAAAAATATTTGTCCGTTCCTGCTGTAAACATTTGCAATTCCTTTTTCTAAATTTTCTCTTTGTGCTTTTTTTACTGCCTCGTTTCCGATTTTTAAAATCATTGCATCAAGATTACTCATTTTTATTTTCCTCATTCTCTTTTTAGCTTCTTTCATTGTGTACTCGATCATCTCGTTATCTTGAGCATTTGTTATCATTTGCATTGCTTTATATCCGCCATACAATACACTCAAATCATTATGCAATCTTTTGATCTCTTTTATATACTTTTTACAATCTTCCATATGCTATCACCCCTTGTTTAGTTTATCTCTTTTATCCAGCATCTCTTACCATCAAAAACAAGCCCAAAAGCTAAAATATTTTCATAACCTTTTCTTTTAGCTAAAGAGATGTAATCATTTTGCTTGATCTGCTCTACTGCTTTTTCTAAAGCCTTCTCTTTAGTCTCCTCCTCAAACTCATCTATCTCTTTTAGCTCCATTATGATGGCTGGTTTGGTTTTATCCTCTTTGTGAAGTAAAACTATGTCAACTCTTCCATAACCTGCTTCAGTGTTAGAGATAATCTCATACTCTCCACTTAGATTTACTAAAATTCCAAGCAAAAACATATGGTAAGAGTTCTCATTTCTTGTATCAAAATAACTTACTGTATCTCTAAGCAGGTATGAAAGGAGTTTTTCAAATAGTTTAATGTTAGCACTTGTTAGTGCATTTAATAGATCTTCAATACTCTCATTTCTAAAACTCTCTCTTACATAACTTGAAATGACATCTT
It contains:
- a CDS encoding ORF6N domain-containing protein, with product MSKTRVLPKAFTEKGLYMLATILKSKRATKATIAIIETFTKIRELSRTIKKLPSVTDKKEQQSLMQKSGEIIAEILDDSLETDESETTIELNLAVLKFKHTIKKSKK
- a CDS encoding ORF6N domain-containing protein; this encodes MIIEIRGQKVLLDSDVAKVYEVETRDVNKAVKNNPDKFPNESYIFELTKD
- a CDS encoding type II toxin-antitoxin system RelE/ParE family toxin, yielding MKIIYSKQAKEQLLNIKKFISKDNKEVANKYLLKIKRKIELISHYPYIGKINTTINKENIRDFVVCGYKVIYKINDDSINILAIYKYIDFDEKEIV
- a CDS encoding nucleotidyltransferase domain-containing protein, translated to MKKTKIEIEKLKEEIVERLKPLNPDKIILFGSYAYGEPNEDSDIDLFLIKDEDIEVEALMRLRDLMKKEKIGFDVLSDSRENVENREDYFYKVDILQKGKVLYAK
- a CDS encoding GNAT family N-acetyltransferase gives rise to the protein MPSLVALSDIPRSKFDRLKQKFSCKNPDLEKYIKQFAYSHQKEGLFQTYFYVDDNDNFLGYISVAVATIERTKFADELDISYSMKYSIPAIKITRLCVFNGLCNKGVGTILMTFANILALVQQKKIGCRALIVDSKPEAVEFYKRFNFVEINKEENSDTIFMVNDIGRADVLGKAVDKMITFCKIFGQDDLVEILRK
- a CDS encoding ORF6N domain-containing protein; protein product: MIIEIRGQKVLLDSDVVKIYDVEVKRINEAVKNNPDKFPNGYIIELNDDEWQNLKSKFLTSSWGGKRKLPKAFTEKGLYMLATILKSKRATKATIAIIETFTKIRELSRTIKKLPSVTDKKEQQSLMQKSGEIIAEILDDSLETDESETTIELNLAVLKFKHTIKKRKNG
- a CDS encoding ORF6N domain-containing protein; amino-acid sequence: MSIEIRGQKVLLDRDIASLYGVETKRINEAVKNNPDRFPNGYLVIIFCLI
- a CDS encoding HepT-like ribonuclease domain-containing protein, with amino-acid sequence MNTTFGKISLLYNFTHWDSVIREFEIIGEATNYLMKYGLVDGGYRKIVDFRNKIAHKYFGLNAQKVYEIAKFNLDDVEFTVKELIEDIEPTLKQELIDSFIEDNYYLDFVVKALKELENE
- a CDS encoding AAA family ATPase gives rise to the protein MLKKIEIENFKSFEKRIEFDLSDVRGYSFNKECIKNEIVNKAIIYGYNGVGKSNLALGVFDIVSHITDKRFPNYKYVNYLNANSGEKTAKFKYEFKFDDSLVVYEYEKSDNETILDEKLLINNNLFASIKRGDTNEHLLQTTAKGCETLNKNLTNSNISIIKYIKSNAVLQDNRENKIFYNFIDFVDSMLLFRNLDDRFYIGYDQGTKSLTNEIVKNGYLEDFEKFLNDVGIRCKLAKIKDTEGWDINFIFENKKIPFVEVASSGTISLTVFYYWYQRVKRNNNCKFLFIDEFDAFYHHSLSKTVVERLKELYDVQVILSTHNTSIMSNDILRPDCYFFMYEDKITSLAKSTKKELREAHNIEKMYRAGLFG
- a CDS encoding DUF5615 family PIN-like protein; translated protein: MNEISIKQKRVVISKDLDFIESLLISNKPYKLIYVSTGNITNKELLELFSKNIENIVELIRQNRLIELTDKNIIVRL